The following coding sequences lie in one Nitrospira sp. genomic window:
- a CDS encoding response regulator — protein MTLRPFDILIAEDNEDDILLIREAFETVNMTNRVAVVRDGVEAMAYLRGEGAFGQCSFPGMVLLDINMPKKTGLEVLTEIKADPRFRALPVVILTVSEREEDIVRSFEQGACSYIRKPVTFTRFIAVVKEFELYWTLVSKVPTLKR, from the coding sequence ATGACGCTGAGACCATTCGACATCTTGATCGCCGAGGACAATGAGGATGACATCCTGCTCATCCGAGAGGCGTTTGAGACCGTGAACATGACCAACCGCGTCGCCGTGGTCCGGGATGGGGTCGAGGCCATGGCGTACCTGCGCGGGGAAGGTGCCTTCGGCCAGTGCTCGTTTCCCGGCATGGTACTGCTCGACATCAACATGCCGAAAAAGACGGGCCTTGAAGTGCTGACGGAAATTAAAGCGGATCCTCGGTTTCGCGCGCTTCCCGTCGTGATTCTGACGGTCAGCGAGCGGGAAGAAGACATCGTGCGTTCCTTCGAGCAGGGCGCCTGTTCCTACATCCGAAAGCCCGTCACGTTTACCCGGTTTATCGCCGTCGTGAAAGAATTCGAACTCTATTGGACCCTCGTCTCGAAGGTTCCCACGCTGAAGAGGTAA
- a CDS encoding M23 family metallopeptidase, whose protein sequence is MSFLDRVLIISVVLLASVFPVELFPNTGPVPRGGDGQFSGKQGQVVVITVPDLKDAASVKGRFLGRTIPLFPNPTAGATGYIGLLGIDLQDEPGAHELTIDAQSGEQTRHFSFQVLVVKEKFAVEHLKLPKDKVDLDEKAAARWKAEQEQVRKSLSEESAMRLWQTGFVEPVHGKRTGIFGSVRIMNGQPRNPHNGEDIGAPMGTDVMASNDGVVRLVVDHIFSGRGIFVDHGLGLYSMYFHLSDVLVKEGDLIRAGQVIGKVGATGRATGPHLHWGMKVNGARVNPYTLLDLPFPKNPAADLPVVAAPTGSAPLESTPVAAGGDGR, encoded by the coding sequence ATGTCATTTCTTGATCGCGTGCTCATTATTTCCGTCGTGTTGCTCGCCAGCGTGTTTCCGGTCGAGCTGTTCCCGAACACAGGACCGGTACCGCGCGGTGGGGACGGACAGTTCAGCGGCAAACAAGGGCAGGTCGTGGTGATTACGGTTCCAGACCTGAAGGATGCCGCGAGCGTCAAAGGCCGATTCCTGGGCCGCACCATCCCGCTGTTTCCGAACCCTACCGCCGGGGCAACGGGCTACATCGGATTGCTGGGGATCGATCTACAAGATGAACCGGGCGCCCATGAACTGACGATCGATGCGCAATCGGGCGAACAGACCAGGCATTTCTCTTTTCAGGTGTTAGTGGTGAAGGAAAAATTTGCGGTGGAGCATCTGAAGTTGCCGAAGGATAAAGTGGATCTCGATGAGAAGGCCGCGGCGCGTTGGAAGGCAGAGCAGGAGCAAGTTCGCAAGTCCCTATCAGAAGAATCTGCCATGCGGCTGTGGCAGACCGGCTTTGTCGAGCCGGTGCATGGCAAACGCACCGGAATTTTCGGCAGCGTTCGCATCATGAACGGGCAGCCGAGAAATCCGCACAACGGGGAAGATATCGGGGCCCCGATGGGGACCGATGTCATGGCGAGCAACGACGGCGTGGTTCGCCTCGTGGTGGATCATATTTTTTCAGGCCGCGGCATCTTCGTGGACCATGGCCTGGGACTCTACTCGATGTATTTTCATCTGTCCGACGTACTGGTCAAGGAAGGCGATTTGATCAGGGCTGGCCAGGTGATCGGGAAAGTCGGCGCCACCGGCCGGGCGACCGGTCCGCATTTGCACTGGGGCATGAAGGTCAATGGCGCGCGAGTGAATCCCTATACGCTGCTGGATCTGCCGTTTCCGAAAAACCCGGCTGCCGACCTGCCTGTCGTCGCGGCCCCCACCGGTTCTGCACCACTGGAATCCACACCTGTCGCCGCCGGCGGCGACGGGCGCTAG
- a CDS encoding response regulator, with translation MHVLLIEDNEDDAELIRTALCEQEPHDISLDWAERLDIGVSKLIAGPVDAVLVDLSLPDSHGLETLDRVRPKAGEAAVIVLTGLDNELVAEKSLLRGAQDYLVKGRLTGDALKRAIRYAMGRHRVEQALRKSEERFHLTCLATQDGIWDWDIASGTAWFNEAYQSVYEPAVLHLEPGQIPWADQVHPEDRVAVITNLTLVLESEQHLWTAEYRFRRNDGTYAYVVDHGYVLRDRAHKPYRMIGAKNDITERRQAETMHAVQLAVGLALEESVTLNEAVPRILRAMCELQGWTLGALWLVDPHDQALHCNALWHRAGSSVEAFAQAYQSLSLASGTGLAGRAWKTGTAVFSPDILKEPAFPARDAARHADLRGAIAFPISAGKNILGIIECFVTEVLRPTPSRLERISELGAMISEFLNRKDLERQLRQAQKMEALGRMAGGVAHDFNNLLTIINSWAELLMDEPGLTSRAQRGMAQIRDAGNKATGLTRQLLAFTRHQIVERQPLNLNDRVRDIVELMKRVIGEDIRLVLTLDPTLGHIKADAGQIEQVVMNLVVNARDAMPQGGRLELETGEVMVTHSDPFWPDPLAPGPHVTLAVRDTGCGMSAETLNHLFEPFFTTKELGKGTGLGLSTVYGIVRQSGGTIGIASELGKGTTFTIYFPRIAGDSDALRPASPQNSTREQSETILLVEDNDMVRGLAHTVLVAHHYHVVAARCGDEALQLVRDQKRHIALLVTDMVMPGMGGAQLASELQAIQPGLKVILTSGYSERDGLLLQHFDARMAFLPKPYTPESLVKAVAVALAAPAQQNTGRDTP, from the coding sequence ATGCACGTGTTGCTGATCGAGGACAACGAGGACGACGCAGAATTGATCCGGACCGCGCTCTGCGAACAGGAGCCCCACGACATCTCCCTCGATTGGGCTGAGCGGCTGGACATCGGCGTCTCCAAGTTGATCGCCGGGCCGGTGGACGCCGTGTTGGTCGACCTGTCGTTGCCGGACAGCCACGGACTCGAAACGCTCGACCGCGTGCGGCCAAAGGCCGGCGAGGCGGCGGTCATTGTGCTGACCGGTCTCGACAATGAATTGGTCGCCGAAAAGTCCCTCCTACGCGGCGCACAAGACTATCTGGTCAAAGGCCGATTGACCGGCGATGCCCTGAAACGCGCCATCCGTTATGCTATGGGGCGACACCGGGTCGAACAGGCGTTGCGGAAAAGCGAAGAACGATTCCATCTGACCTGCCTGGCCACGCAGGACGGCATATGGGATTGGGATATTGCGTCCGGCACGGCCTGGTTCAACGAAGCCTATCAATCGGTCTATGAACCGGCGGTGTTGCATCTTGAGCCTGGCCAGATCCCCTGGGCCGATCAGGTGCACCCTGAAGATCGTGTGGCCGTCATCACCAACCTGACCCTGGTGCTGGAATCGGAGCAGCACCTGTGGACGGCCGAATATCGCTTCCGCCGAAACGACGGCACCTACGCGTATGTCGTCGATCACGGGTACGTGTTGCGTGATCGGGCCCACAAACCCTATCGCATGATCGGGGCGAAAAACGACATCACCGAACGACGGCAGGCCGAGACCATGCATGCGGTCCAATTGGCCGTGGGCCTGGCCCTTGAAGAATCCGTCACGCTCAACGAGGCGGTTCCAAGAATCCTTCGTGCGATGTGCGAACTACAGGGGTGGACCCTGGGCGCGCTGTGGCTCGTCGATCCCCACGATCAGGCGCTCCACTGCAATGCGCTCTGGCACAGGGCCGGTTCTTCCGTTGAGGCGTTCGCGCAAGCCTATCAATCGCTGTCGCTGGCATCCGGCACGGGTCTGGCCGGCCGCGCCTGGAAAACCGGCACGGCCGTGTTCTCTCCGGATATTCTGAAAGAACCGGCATTCCCCGCACGCGACGCCGCACGGCACGCCGATCTGCGCGGTGCGATCGCCTTCCCGATCTCGGCCGGAAAAAACATCCTCGGCATCATCGAGTGTTTCGTCACGGAAGTCCTCCGCCCCACACCCTCCAGGCTTGAGCGCATCTCCGAGTTGGGCGCCATGATCAGCGAATTCCTCAACCGGAAAGATCTCGAACGACAGCTGCGGCAAGCGCAGAAGATGGAAGCGCTGGGACGGATGGCTGGCGGCGTGGCCCACGACTTCAACAACCTGCTGACCATTATCAACAGTTGGGCCGAACTGTTGATGGACGAACCGGGACTGACATCCCGCGCGCAGCGCGGCATGGCGCAAATCAGGGACGCCGGCAACAAGGCAACCGGCCTCACCAGACAGCTGTTGGCATTCACGCGCCATCAAATCGTGGAACGACAACCCCTAAATCTCAACGACCGTGTCAGGGACATCGTCGAACTCATGAAGCGTGTCATCGGCGAAGACATCCGGCTCGTGCTCACGCTGGATCCGACCCTCGGGCACATCAAGGCGGATGCCGGGCAGATCGAACAAGTGGTGATGAATCTCGTCGTCAATGCGCGAGACGCCATGCCGCAAGGCGGTCGGCTCGAATTGGAAACCGGGGAGGTGATGGTCACCCATTCCGATCCGTTCTGGCCGGACCCTTTGGCGCCTGGCCCGCACGTCACCCTCGCCGTTCGTGACACTGGCTGCGGAATGAGCGCCGAAACTCTCAACCATCTGTTCGAGCCGTTTTTTACGACGAAAGAATTAGGCAAGGGGACCGGACTGGGTCTTTCGACGGTCTACGGCATCGTCAGACAGAGCGGCGGGACGATAGGCATTGCGAGCGAACTTGGCAAGGGCACCACGTTTACCATCTATTTTCCGCGCATCGCCGGAGACTCCGATGCCCTTCGCCCCGCTTCTCCCCAGAACTCCACCCGGGAGCAATCTGAAACCATTTTGCTGGTGGAAGACAATGACATGGTACGGGGCCTGGCCCACACCGTCCTGGTCGCTCACCATTATCATGTGGTGGCCGCGCGATGCGGCGATGAGGCGTTACAGCTGGTTCGAGACCAGAAACGGCACATTGCGCTGCTGGTGACAGATATGGTGATGCCGGGCATGGGAGGCGCGCAACTCGCCAGCGAACTGCAGGCCATCCAACCGGGGCTCAAGGTCATCCTCACGTCGGGATATTCTGAACGCGACGGCCTGCTGTTGCAGCACTTCGATGCCCGGATGGCGTTCCTGCCGAAGCCCTACACTCCCGAATCACTGGTTAAGGCCGTCGCCGTGGCTCTTGCAGCACCTGCGCAACAGAACACCGGCCGCGATACTCCGTAG
- the pafA gene encoding Pup--protein ligase, with translation MQQRIFGLENEYGLIFSPNGKIYLPMEKVLGYIFEGLIPNSWPSNAFLVNGARFYQDTGCHPEYSTPECDNILDLVIHDKAGERLLEACLPAAEERLREEGLSGEIYIFKNNTDSLGNTYGCHENYLMRRDVDFWKVTEQLIPFFVTRQIYSGAGKVLKVSGKPQYFISQRAQHIHEKTSSSTTSSRSIINTRDEPHADAEKYRRLHIIVGDSNMSEYATYLKVGTATLVLSMIEAGFSVTGMELEDPVKAIREISRDPSLNKKVKLDDGRQMTAIEIQRVYVKRAAEFLDAQAHDPVLDDVLEKWISVLDRLEEDPMQLVHEVDWVMKKHLIQSYTEKKDCGWDDPRVFLLDLQFHDVKRTRGLYYLMENRGMAVRVVEEEAVQRAMSVPPQTTRAKVRGDFIRFARAKNRSYTVDWTYLKLNGYWEETILCMDPFSAVNRRVEELLSQVSGARLYR, from the coding sequence TCCCAACGGCAAGATTTATCTTCCGATGGAGAAAGTGCTGGGGTATATCTTTGAGGGGCTGATCCCCAACAGTTGGCCCTCCAACGCCTTCCTCGTTAATGGCGCCCGGTTTTATCAAGATACGGGCTGCCATCCAGAGTACTCCACGCCGGAGTGCGATAACATTCTCGATCTCGTGATCCACGACAAGGCGGGCGAGCGCTTGCTGGAAGCCTGTTTGCCGGCCGCTGAGGAACGATTGCGGGAAGAGGGGCTCTCAGGCGAAATCTACATCTTTAAGAACAATACCGATTCGCTTGGGAACACCTACGGGTGCCACGAAAACTATCTCATGCGGCGGGATGTGGATTTCTGGAAGGTGACCGAACAACTCATCCCGTTTTTCGTCACCAGGCAAATCTACTCCGGCGCGGGCAAGGTGCTGAAAGTGTCCGGCAAGCCGCAGTACTTTATTTCCCAGCGGGCGCAACATATTCACGAAAAGACCTCATCTTCGACGACATCCTCGCGAAGCATCATCAATACCCGGGATGAACCGCATGCCGACGCGGAAAAATACCGGCGTCTCCACATCATCGTGGGTGATTCCAATATGTCGGAGTATGCCACGTATTTGAAGGTGGGAACCGCCACGTTGGTGCTCTCGATGATCGAGGCCGGATTCTCTGTGACCGGCATGGAACTCGAAGATCCCGTAAAGGCCATTCGCGAGATTTCCCGCGATCCCAGCCTGAACAAGAAGGTCAAGCTGGATGACGGCCGGCAGATGACCGCGATCGAGATTCAACGAGTCTACGTCAAGCGGGCGGCGGAATTCCTCGATGCGCAGGCGCACGATCCGGTGTTGGACGATGTGCTGGAAAAATGGATTTCGGTGCTGGATCGTCTCGAAGAGGACCCGATGCAGTTGGTCCATGAAGTCGACTGGGTGATGAAGAAGCACCTCATCCAATCCTATACCGAGAAGAAGGATTGCGGGTGGGACGACCCTCGCGTGTTTCTGCTGGATTTGCAATTTCATGACGTCAAACGCACCCGCGGGCTGTATTATTTAATGGAGAACCGCGGCATGGCCGTTCGAGTGGTGGAGGAAGAGGCCGTGCAGCGGGCCATGTCGGTGCCGCCGCAGACGACGAGGGCCAAAGTCCGGGGTGACTTTATCCGGTTTGCCAGAGCCAAAAACCGCTCCTATACGGTGGACTGGACCTATTTGAAGCTAAACGGCTATTGGGAAGAAACGATTCTCTGCATGGATCCGTTCAGTGCGGTGAACCGGCGGGTTGAAGAATTGTTGTCGCAGGTGTCCGGGGCGCGATTGTATCGCTAA